The Pedobacter ginsengisoli region TAGAAAAGAGTTTTTTGGTAAGTTGATAACGGCCTTTGCCAACGCACCATTAACTATTGTGGCGGCTACCAATCCCAATATTTTTGAACAGTGGCCCGAAAATTTTATTGTTAACAGCTTTGTACCACAGGCCGAGCTGATGCCAAAAATGGATGCTGTGATCTGTCATGGAGGTTTTAATACCGTTAATGACACTTTCATTAATGGCCTGCCGATGTTAATTACTCCAATTGCCTATGATCATTTCCATACAGCTAAACTCATTGAAAATGCCGGCTGCGGCATCAAAATCCGTTATAAGAGGTTGCGTATTGAGGACATGAAAAAGGCAGTATTTGAGTTGTTGGAAAATCCGGTATACAGAAACGCCTCATTGAGAATTAAAGAGACATTTATTGCTGCCGGGGGGAATGACAGAGCAGTGCAGCTATTAGAAGAATTTGTATGAAAAGGAAACTTCTATTTGCCGAAAGAATGCTTCATGGAAATGGAGACGCACCCTTTAATGCCGTAATCCCTATAAAGTTAAGGGGTAGTTTTGAAGAGAGTAACCTGTGCCATGCATTACAGCAGCTTCAGGCAAAACACCCTTTTTTAAATGCTTTTGTTAAGGATGATGAGCAATCAATGCCCTGGTTTGTAGTTAATGACAGAATTAAACTTAAAATTCCACTAAGAATTGTTACCCGAACCACCGATGATGACTGGAAAACAGAGTCAATGAAGGAGTGGTCTATAGTATTTGATACGAGATCTGGTCCCTTAATGAGATTAGTATGGATAAAAGGCGAAGAATTTTCTGAGTTTATAATGGTTATTCATCACTGTCTTTGTGATGGAGGATCAGCTATGGCAATTTTAGCTGAACTATTGCTCCTTATTGATGATGGTTCTGTTGAGATAGGTAAGGAAGATCCCATTTTAAGAATCGAGGATATTATACCAGGTTCAATTCTTAATAACAGAAAAAAGATCATTAAAGCTAAATTAATTGGTGGTGTAGCAAATTTGTTTTTATGGCTAGTTCCGGTTAAGAAAAAACTGATTGACCGGAAACGTGATTATATGATTCACTGGAAGCTCGAAAAGGAATTGAGTGATCGGTTAATTCGGAAATGCAAATCAGAGGGTGTTACTGTTAACACTGCCTTATGTGTAGCAGTGTTAAATGCTTTTAAAGAAGTTCGTAAGGAAAACTTTCATAATAAAATTTCGCTTCCTGTCGATATCCGCAGGTTTGCACCAAAAATAAAGCGCGATAACATCTTCGCATTTGGTTTAATGCTGGTCGTTTCTGCAGATAAGAACCTTGACTTTTTTGCTGATGCCAAAAGAATGCAGGAGGATATTGATGCCAAAACCGCAAAGCTGGATCCGTATGAAACGATTATGATGATGGAGGAGTCTCATTCATCATTAAAGAACTTCACTAATTTTTTGAAATATGGTAAATCAAGTAACGATTGCATGTTTTCTAATCTTGGTAGAGTGGATATTCCTTATCTGTACAAAAAATTTGCTGTAGAAACTATTTTTAGTCCTTCAGTAATAGGGCCGCTGGGTAATACAACAACACTTGTTACCTCTACTTATCTTGGGCAAATGGACTTTACATTTATCGCCAGCGAAGGATTTATTCCTTATGCTGAAGCGCAGGCTATTAAAGAAAAAATGATGGAAATACTGAATAAACTATGAGAAGGCGTCTGATCATGGGAGAAAGAATCATGTATGTAGATTCCGCTACTCCGTTAAACTGTGTGTTTGCCGTAACTATTCGCGGTAACTTTTCGCTTGAACGGTTACGAAATGCATTGCATAAAGTACAGCAAAAGCACCCTTTATTACGAGCGAGTATAAAGGAAGATGCTGCGGGGGTTCCTTATTTTGTTTCAAGTAATAAGCTTTCTGAAATTCCAATCAGGATTGGAGAAAGAGTTAGTGATGAAGATTGGAAAGTACAATCTAAACTAGAATGGAATAAACTCTTTAACGGGAAAAGTAGCCCCCTTGCAAGAGTAGTTTGGTTAAAAGATGCCGAAGTTTCTGACTTAATGCTTATTTGTCCGCATTGTGTTTGTGATGGGGCTACCTTTGTAGCTTTGATGAGCGAAATACTGGAGTTATTGGATAACCCGGAAAAGGAACTGATCAGTTATTTGCCATTTAATTCTATGGAAGGGTTGCTTTCACAATCATTTAAAGTAAGTAAAGCAAAAGCTTTAAAAGCGAGTTTTTTTTCAGTTGTTGCTAAACTGTTTTTTCTTTTTAAATCTACAAAAGGTAGCAATCCTACAGGCCAGAATTATTTGTTGCATTGGAAATTAGATGCAGAAAAAACTGCCATGTTAACTGCCGAATGCAAAGCTGCGGGGGTAAGTGTGTATGCTGCATTATGCGTGGTTTTATTAAAAGCATTTCAATCCATAAAAGGAAGCAAGGCACATGGCAAGGTTATCTGCCCGGTAGACGTAAGAAAGTTTGTTGCTGAAATAAAGGTAGATCATATGTTTGCTTTTGCGCCCATTGCTGAACTATCCGTGAGTGATAAGCCAGATGGTTTTTGGGATAAAGCGAAAAAAGTAAAAGAGGATCTGAATACAAAGATTGCGGCAATGAATGTTCATGAATTATTACTTATGAGCGAATATTTTCATGGGTCAGTAAAAAAGATGGTAAAGTATTTACAAACCACACAGGGTACCCATGATGTTACCTTTTCCAATATGGGTCGGTTGGGGATTTCTGAAACATATGAATCCTTTCAGGTCGAGACAATATATAGCCCAACAGTTGGTTTCCCTTGGAGAAATCCCAACACCATTGTTGTAAGTACCTTTAAAGGAGAAATGGACTTCACATTTTGTTCGAATGATTCTTTTTTACCCGAAGGTGAAGCAATAGAAATTAAAAATAAAGTGCTGGAACTATTACAGCAAGAGTTGATGATGAATTATGCTTGAAAATTTAAAAAGTGATGATGCGGTATTAAAGAAGCTTGTTCAAAGAAATCTGCCCCTTTATTTTATTCCCAATGTTATAGCTAATACTATTATCCCTTATTTCAGCTTTAAAAATCTCAATGCAGTTCATTTATTTAAAGGTGAGTATTGTATTGCAAGGTTTTTGTTGCCCATGGCCCTATTGTTGCCGTTTATAATCACTTTTGATATTTTAAAAAAAACAATAGCACTTTCTGAAGATGGAAAAACAGGATTTGTACTGCCCCATAATTTTACTAAAAATAAGTTCATGTTTAAGATGGCAGGTATTAATGGTATAGGTACTTCATCAGTTATTTTAGTACTTATGATCCTGCTTCAATTTAGTATTCCAAAAGATTACAGTTTTAATGGCGAATTGCTATCTGTTCTTTTGGGGCTTTTAGCTGGTACATTCTCTATAGTCTTTACACTCTGGCCTATTAAAAAGATTAAGGAGCTAAAAGGCATTTAATAAGCTTTCATTGTAACAGCTTAACAGCTAACAATCATTCTTTGTCAGAAATAAATTAAAAGCTGTATTTTTGCAAGAAAAAAGCAATTGGGAACTTTACTGGATCAGGGAATAAAAGGGTATAAAAATTACGGAACACACCTTAAGGAGAAATACAAGGGGCAACGTGTGTTTAAAGTAATAGTTGATGGTGGTTTTACTTGTCCTAATCGAGATGGCAGTAAAGGCTATGGAGGCTGTACTTATTGCAATGTAGACTCTTTTACTCCTGAGCTTTCAAGAAAGCTACCAACCATAAGGGAGCAGTTAGAGCAGGGAATGGAAAGAGGCAAGAGCTTTTATAAAGCTGATAAGTTTATTGTTTATTTCCAGCCTAATACCAATACTTATGCCCCGGTACATTATTTAAAGATGATGTACGATGAAGCATTATCTATAAATCCAGAAGATGTTGTAGGCTTTTCGGTAGGTACCAGACCAGATTGTATTGATGCAGAAAAGATTGCTTTACTGGAAAGCTATGCTGATCGCTTTGACGTAGACTTGGAGATGGGTATGGAGTCTATATACGACGAAACACTCAACCAGATCAATAGAGGATGCAGTCATGGAGAATTTGTTGAGGCAGTTAAACTGCTCGAAAATAGTAAGCTTGATCTATGTGTACATACCATTTTTGGATTTCCATGGGAAACTGAGGAAATGATGCTGGGATACATTCATGAAATTAACCGTTTTCCTCAAATAAAATTTGTGAAATTTCATCACCTTCATATAGTCGAAGGATCAATTATGGGCGCAAAATATAAAAAGAACCCATTTAAGTTATTCTCATTAGAAGAATATACCGACCTGCTTTGTAAATTAATTCCATTATTAAGACCTGATATCATTATTCAACGCCTATTCGGAATATCAGATTGGGATTTGTTGATTGCGCCTAACTGGGGCTTAAATAAATCTGCCATTCAAACCTACATAGATAAGGAAATTGAGCGCAGAGGTGTAGTACAAGGATCAGAATACATACCTAAATAGATTACCACAAAATTTTATGAACAATTTTATTACTTTGAAACTTAAGGTCACCTTAGTTTTATTTATTTCTGTACTCTCAGCGTTTGCGCAGCAGAAAGATCCGGTATATGTTATTATACCTCAGCCGGTAAAGCTTATTCCTGCTGCCGGTAATTTCCAATGGAGCAATTTAACTAAGGTTGTTTTAACTGGTAGTGATAAAAGTCTGGCACCGGCCTTAAGTGAATTAAAATCTATATCTAAATCAGTGAAGTCAAAAAAACAGGTTGCAAATACAGTAACCTTAACTATTGATGCTTCAATATCTGCAGCCGAAGGCTATAAACTCTCTGTGAAAAAGAATGCCATTACAATTAAGTCCGCCTCCAAAGAGGGTGCATTCTGGGCAATTGCAACATTAAAACAACTATTGGGGACAAACACATTTGTTCCATGCGTTGATATAGAAGATGCTCCCCGTTTTTCATGGCGAGGTATTCATCTTGATGTATCACGTCATTTCTTTGACCTGGCTTACCTTAAAACAATGATCAACAGAATGTCTTATTATAAATTTAATAAGTTTCATTTGCATTTAACAGATGATCAGGGTTGGAGAATTGAGATCAAAAAATATCCTGAACTAACATCTAAAGGTGCATGGAGAGAGATGAATGGACAGGATTCAAGCTGTATTGCGCTTTCTAAAACAAATCCTGATTATGCTATTCCTGAAAAGCATTTCAAAATGATCAACGGTAAAAGAATGTACGGAGGCTTTTATACTCAGGAAGAGATGCGTGGGTTAATTGCATATGCAGATTCAAAAGGGATAGAAATTATTCCCGAAATTGATATGCCGGGCCATATGATGGCTGCAACCAACCTTATGCCTTGGTTAACTTCGCATGGCAAGGGTGGGCAGGCAAAAGATTTCTCTGAACCCTTGTGCCCATGTAAAGAAACAACTTTTGAATTTGCGGAAAATGTATTTACTGAGATAGCAGCATTATTTCCGAGCAAATACATACATCTGGGAGCAGATGAAGTTGAAAAGAGCAGCTGGAAAAATGTACCCGAATGTGATGAGGTGATGAAGAAGGAAGGATTGAAAAGTGTGGATGAGCTACAAAGTTATTTTGTGCGTAGAATGGAAAGGTTTTTTAATAGTAAAGGTAAAAAGCTAATTGGTTGGGATGAGATTCTTGATGGTGGTGTATCCCCAACTGCTACCATGATGTATTGGAGAACCTGGGTGCCTACTGCACCTAAACATGCTGCTGAAAAAGGAAATGAAGTGATAATGACTCCTGGTGAGTTTTGTTATTTTGATGCTCAGCAAGATGGTGGTTCATTGCAAAAGGTATATTCTTTTGATCCGTATAAATTTAACATCTCAGAAAATGAGCGAAAATTTATAATAGGTGTGCAAGCCAATATATGGACAGAATATATCCCTTCTGAAAGAAGATTAGAATATATGGTGTTCCCAAGAATGCTGGCAATGGCTGAAGTAGCATGGTATAAGGGAGGGGTTGATTGGAATAATTTTGAGCAACGTGTACAAAAGCACTATTCATTGCTCGATGCAATGAATGTAAATTACAGGCTTCCGGATCTCGACGGATTCACTACTCAAAGTGTATTTGTTGATAAAGGTAGATTACATATAAATAAACCGCTTGCAGGTTTAACAATAAGGTATACTACAGATGGAACCTTGCCTACTATTCAGTCGAAAATCTTTACCGGAGATTTAACTATAACTAAGCCTGTTCAATTTAAGATAGCTGGTTTTAGACCAAATGGAAACAGAGGAGATATCTATACCATCAATTATGAGCATCAGGATTATATGAAATCTGTGGAATTATCATCACCTGCAAAGGGCTTAAAGTTTTCTTACTATCCACGCTTCTATAAAACAGTAAATGCAATTGATGAAAAAGACCTTGCCAGTGAAAGTATCGCTGCTGCAATAGAAATTCCGGTCGAAAAAACTGCTGGAAGCTTTGCTACCCGTCATAAAGGTTATTTTTATGCGGAAGAAACCGGGATATATTCGTTTGCATTGCGTTCAGATGATGGAAGTGTATTGAAATTAGGAGATAAAGTATTTATAGATAGCGATGGAATGCATACTTCTATTGAAAAATCTGCAGAAATTGCTCTCGAAAAGGGATATCATCCATTTGAGCTTATGTTTCTTGAAGGCGGGGGGGCTATACGTTAAAACTGCAATACAAAACCCCATCGGGTAAGCTTAAGGATGTAGATGCATCCGTGTTCTTTCATTAATATAATATTATTGCTTATCCGAAGGTTATTTTTAAATCTTCGGATAAGTTCTTTTCTCCTTCAGTCTCTTTGAAGTGATACTGGCCATGCCAGAACTTAATATGGGCAAACTACTGCTCACCACTACGGCACCTTCTTTCTTAGTTTCTTTTAACAGCGATATCTTTTTTCTTAAATATTGTTTCTGTTTGGTTTGTCTGTTGCTTTTTTCTGTGTAATTCTTGTTTTTTGCTGATTTTTATGTTTTTGTTAAAAAATAAAGGTCTTTTTTGCTACGTTGTGATAAATATTTAAAAAATTGACTGTGATTTTATTAAGTTTTAATGTTTTTTGGTGTTTATTTTGGTTATTTTTTAGTTTTTATTAGTTTTTATTTCAAAAAATGTATGAATAATTGAAAATTATATCTAGTTTTAGCAAAAAATCAGATAAAGTATAATTATAAACTAGTAAAATCTAACAATTATGGCAAAAGTTTTATTTAAACAGTGGGGTCCATTTGCAGTTTTAATGATAATTGCAGTTATGGCTCTTTTTATTCCCTTACTTCCTAACTTTGATGAGGGAAAATACAGCGCACCTGATATCGCATTTGTATTAATAGCCGCCGCGCTTGTATTTTTGATGACTCCAGGACTAGCTTTCTTTTACGGAGGTATGGTGCATCGTAAAAATGTTCTATCTACTATGATTAAAAGTGTGGTTGCCGCAGGGGTAATTACTGTACTTTGGATAGTCGTTGGCTTTAGTCTTGCTTTTGGAGATACGATCGGTGGATTTATTGGTAATCCAACCACCTATTTATTCTTCCAGGGAGTAAATTCAGGCCCGGCATGGGGGACAATTCCGCTTTCATTATTTGCTGTGTTCCAATTGATGTTCGCTATCATTACTCCAGGGTTAGTTGTTGGAGCTGTTGCTGAGCGTATTCGTTTTACATCTTACATCTTATTTATTGTATTATTCGCCCTGTTTGTTTATTCTCCTTTAGCACACTGGACATGGTCTCCTGATGGTTTCCTTTTAAAAATGGGTGTGCTTGATTTTGCTGGTGGTACTGTTGTACATATCTCTGCAGGTATGGCTGCTTTGGCAGGGGCATTGGTTTTAAAACGCAGAAAATCTCATATCGAGCATCAGGAAGTTCCGCCTGCTAATATTCCTTATGTACTAATTGGTACAGGTTTACTTTGGTTCGGTTGGTTTGGCTTTAATGCAGGTTCTGCTTTGGGCGCTAATGCTTTAGCGGTTTCGGCTTTCTTAACTACTAATACTGCTGCTGGTGCTGCTGGTTTAGCCTGGATGTTCTTTGATGTTGCAAGAGGTAAAAAACCTTCAGTTTTAGGTTTCTGTATAGGTGCTGTAGTAGGTTTGGTTGCCATCACACCAGGTGCTGGTTTTGTAAGTATCCCTTCAAGTATCTTTATTGGTGCAATCGCAGCCGTTATTTCTAATCTTGTTGTTTCATGGAAACAGAAAACAAGTTTAGATGATACTCTTGATGTATTCCCTTGCCATGGTGTAGGTGGTATTGTTGGTATGCTTTTAACCGGAGTGTTTGCTACTAAAACTGTAAACAGTGCTGGTGCCGACGGTTTATTTTATGGAAATCCTGAGTTCTTCTTTACTCAGCTTAAAGGAGCCGTAATTGTAATCATTTTCAGCTTTGTATTGTCTTTCATCATCTTTAAACTTATCAACGTTGTACAGCCAATCCGTGTTACTTCAGAAGAAGAAGAAGAAGGATTAGATGCTTCTCAGCACAACGAGAAATATTCTCAAGGTACTTTGATCGTTGCTTCAACCGGCGCCGAAATAGAAAATACATTTTAACTAACCTAAACTATCTGAATTATCAACCTCAAACCGAAAATTATGAAATTGAAATCAATACTAACCATCACGCTATTATCTGTTGTTTCAGCTACCTATGCTCAGGAAGCCACTGAAGCTCCTTTACAAATTTCGGGTTCAGTTGATACTTATTATAAATACGATTTTTCAAAAGTGTCGAACATCCCAACAAGCTTTGCTCCTGACCAGAACTCAGTTTCAATTGGGATGATTGATTTGGCCTTGAAAAAAACCACAGGGAAGGCCTCTTTTGTGGGGGAATTATCTTTTGGTCCAAGAGGTCAGGGAGGCTCATTAGTGCCGGAAGGAACGGAATCATTTCATATTCAAAACTTGTATGTTAATTATGCTTTTACTGATAAATTTACCATGACAGCAGGTTTTATGGGTACTTTTATAGGATATGAGGTGATTTCTCCTGCGGCCAACTTTAACTACTCTACATCTTACTTATTTACCAATGGTCCGTTCCAGAATGCTGGTATTAAAGCCACTTATGCTTTCTCGCCAAAAGTTAGCTTAATGGTAGGTGCATTTAATGACGCATGGAATAATTATGCTGCAAGTCCTAAATTTGGTGTTTCAACATTAGGCGCGCAATTAATGGTTGCTCCTGTTGAAGGATGGACAGCTTACATCAATCTTGCAACTGGTTACGTTTCAGGGACTGAGATCGATTTAACTACTGCTTATCAGGTTACTGATAAATTTAAATTGGGGTTAAACGCGGCAGATTGGTCTGCCGGACAAGGTCTTAAAGATACAGGTTTTACAGGTGCTGCTTTATATCCTCAATATGCATTCTCGCCAGCGGTAGCGCTGGGTTTAAGAGGAGAGTATTTTAAAGCAAAAAAGAATGGTGGCGTAGCTGCTGGCCCTGATGCGGGAGAGAGTGTTGTTGGTGTAACTTTATCTGGAAATTTAAAAGCCGGAGGTTTAACTTTTATACCTGAAGTAAGACTTGATAATGGTTCTACTGCTAAATTCCTTAAAGAAAGTGGCGCACTTACAAAATCAGCAACTCAGGTTTCTCTGGCTGCTGTTTATGCATTCTAAAAAATACTAACTTATTTTTTAATTTAGGGCTGTCGGAAAATGCTTCCGACAGCCCTTTTTACAACATAACTTATGAAACTATCTTTTCTGTTTTCTTTATTGTTGCTCACGCTCAACTCATTTTCTCAAAACAAGGTTTTGCCAATGGATGAGCACGGTAAATACACTTTTTTGGAGATAACAGAGCTTAAATCTGTGCCAAAAGATATCATGTCGGCCAATGCAAAACGTTTCTTTAAAACAAATTCAAAAATTATAAAACTAAAGTCTGCGCTAAAGGACACTGCTTTTTATGGCACAGGGAAACTGATAATTCAAAAAGGAATAGCAGGTATCGGACATCCCTCCGGAGAAGCGGCTTATACAATTGCTATTGAGTTGCGAAACGGTAAGTACCGGTTTATTTTAAGTGATTTTGTGGTTACTCCTTATGAGCGCGATAGGTACGGTAATTTTGTACCCATTTCTGTAAAAACAGCACTAGAGAAATCGCCAGGTAAGCTTAACCGTTCCGAGTGGGAAAATAACATGAATGCTATCGTAACAGAGTCAAACAAAATTGCCGCTAAGCTCAAAGTTATAATGAGCAATACCCAGACTGAACCTAAGCAGGAAGTGAAACAACCCGCTACGGTTTCAAGAACAGAATGGTAGCTTAATGTACCATTTTGTCGGCACAGGTAGAACTGGCAAAAGCTTCCGGTTTTGCTTTAAAAATAAAGCCCATACTTAATATATAGCCCATGGCCTCGTTTAAGGCTTTGTTTGATTTAAACATCGGGTTAGTATTAATGTCAGCATGTACTTCCAGGTCTACATCATAAAGATCCAAAAGATCACAGATTGAGTAGGCAGTTTCAATAGATTTTTGAACTTCAATAAGCATTCTTTCTTTTATGCTCATTCTTTGAGGGGTTTTCTCCTGATGGATATACATAAAACCCCCATGATGCTCTCTTAATAACACTATTACAGTTGCAAAGTCAGTTAAAGCTCCTTTAACCTGAGAATCTGTACCAATGCAGACTTTAAGGTGATAGCCTTTTTCAGTTTCTCTGATAATGGCCTTTTCTACTTCTTCTAAGATGGGTGCATGGATTACCTCACCACTAAATTTTTTCCAGATCATACGCTAATTGGTGTTATTATTAACAACCCGTATTCAGGTTTCCTAAAAATAAGAGGATTAAATTAAAATGAGGTTAATTTTTTATTGTTTAATTGCTAACAATTGTCTAGTTGTCAACAGTTTAGTTTTTGATTTTGTTGTAGGTTTTAGTGTTTTTAAAATATGCTGGTTATAATATAGTAAATAGAATATTCGTTAAAACAAAACAGCGCTATATGTGATTATATAATATAAATGTACCAATAATAAATTAATCAGATTATAATCATTATGAAGACAGAATTGATAAATGAGTTTTATTTGATGCAACGAAGCAGGGCATCTGTAGATTATAATGAAATGCTTGATGATAGCGTGTATACCCCCATAAGGCGTGTAAATAAGAAAATGACAACATGGATTTGTGAAAGAGGGCACATGCTTATGGATCTTGAGGTTCGGCTAAACAGTTCAATGAAACACTTAAGAAAGAAGTATCTGAAGTTTTAATGCCTTAATTCAGCTATCTTTGCGCCATGATGGTAGAAAAGGTACTGGAAAATCTAAAAATAGCTTCGCTAAATGAAATGCAGAAGGCAGCAGTTGCTGCATCTGAAAAAGGTGGTGATGTAGTTTTACTGGCTCCAACAGGTTCAGGTAAAACAATTGGATTTTTATTGCCCGTTCTAAATAATTTAAATGTCAACATTAAAGGAGTGCAGGCCTTAGTACTTGTGCCTTCCCGTGAGCTTGCATTACAAATTGAGAATGTTTTTAGGCAGATGGCAACTGGTTTTAAGGTGAATTGTTGCTATGGTGGCCACCCGGTTAGAACTGAGCGAAATAATCTGGAACAACCTCCTGCACTACTAATAGGTACCCCGGGTCGGATAGCATACCATCTTCGCCACGAAAACTTTGATGAATCAACAGTAACCACTTTGGTATTGGATGAATTTGATAAAGCCCTTGAGTTTGGTTTTCAGGACGACATGTCATATATCATACGCAGGCTACTTTCATTAAAGCAGCGTTTACTTACGTCGGCTTCGGCGATGGATGAAATTCCGGAATTTACAGGTCTGAGTAGCCAGAAAGAGATTAATTTTTTAAACGATGTAAAAGTTTCTCCTGATTTAAAGCTTAAAAAAGTACTTACCACTGCCGAAGATAAACTAGATACCCTGTTAAAACTGATCTGTAAAATCGGCAATAAGAATACTTTGATTTTTTGTAATCACAGAGAAACTGTTGATCGTATTAGCGATTTGTTGATTGACAAAGATTTAGCCCACGATATATTTCATGGAGGAATAGAACAGGATGAAAGGGAGAGGGCCTTATTAAAGTTCAGAAACGGCAGCATAAAAATTCTTATCACAACTGATCTTGCTTCAAGGGGATTAGATATTCCCGAAGTGCACTGCATTATTCATTATCAATTACCATATACCGAAGATGCGTTTTTGCACCGCAATGGTCGTACTGCAAGGATGAACGCAAAGGGCACCGCATATCTTATTATTGCGGATGATGAAAAATATCCGTTTTTAAAGGCCGAAATAGAAACCGAAAATCTGAAGGGTAGTTTTGTATTACCTGCTGATAGCGACTGGCAAACCTTATATATTGCCGCCGGCAAAAAGGATAAGGTAAATAAAATTGATATTGTGGGCTTACTCCTTAAAAAAGGCGGCCTGCAAAAAGAAGATGTAGGGTTAATTGAAGTTAAAGATCAGTCATCTTATGTTGCTGTGAAACGCAATATGGTTAACAGAATCCTTAAGTCCTTGTCAAATGAGAAGATTAAAGGGCGAAAGGTTAAGATTGAAATTGCAATGTAATTTATTATATAAAAACTCGATATATGAGCAATAACGATATTTTTAAAAAGCTACGTGTAGCACTTGAGCTAACTAACGACGATATTATCAAAATCCTGGAACTGGTAAACTTTAAGATCTCAAAAAGTGAATTGGGTTCGTTTTTTAGAAGCGACGACCATCCAAATTTTAAGCCATGCGGCGATCAGATCCTTCGGAATTTTTTGAATGGCTTGGTTATTTATAAGCGCGGACCAAAGCC contains the following coding sequences:
- a CDS encoding condensation domain-containing protein; translation: MKRKLLFAERMLHGNGDAPFNAVIPIKLRGSFEESNLCHALQQLQAKHPFLNAFVKDDEQSMPWFVVNDRIKLKIPLRIVTRTTDDDWKTESMKEWSIVFDTRSGPLMRLVWIKGEEFSEFIMVIHHCLCDGGSAMAILAELLLLIDDGSVEIGKEDPILRIEDIIPGSILNNRKKIIKAKLIGGVANLFLWLVPVKKKLIDRKRDYMIHWKLEKELSDRLIRKCKSEGVTVNTALCVAVLNAFKEVRKENFHNKISLPVDIRRFAPKIKRDNIFAFGLMLVVSADKNLDFFADAKRMQEDIDAKTAKLDPYETIMMMEESHSSLKNFTNFLKYGKSSNDCMFSNLGRVDIPYLYKKFAVETIFSPSVIGPLGNTTTLVTSTYLGQMDFTFIASEGFIPYAEAQAIKEKMMEILNKL
- a CDS encoding TIGR01212 family radical SAM protein (This family includes YhcC from E. coli K-12, an uncharacterized radical SAM protein.), which encodes MGTLLDQGIKGYKNYGTHLKEKYKGQRVFKVIVDGGFTCPNRDGSKGYGGCTYCNVDSFTPELSRKLPTIREQLEQGMERGKSFYKADKFIVYFQPNTNTYAPVHYLKMMYDEALSINPEDVVGFSVGTRPDCIDAEKIALLESYADRFDVDLEMGMESIYDETLNQINRGCSHGEFVEAVKLLENSKLDLCVHTIFGFPWETEEMMLGYIHEINRFPQIKFVKFHHLHIVEGSIMGAKYKKNPFKLFSLEEYTDLLCKLIPLLRPDIIIQRLFGISDWDLLIAPNWGLNKSAIQTYIDKEIERRGVVQGSEYIPK
- a CDS encoding condensation domain-containing protein, which encodes MRRRLIMGERIMYVDSATPLNCVFAVTIRGNFSLERLRNALHKVQQKHPLLRASIKEDAAGVPYFVSSNKLSEIPIRIGERVSDEDWKVQSKLEWNKLFNGKSSPLARVVWLKDAEVSDLMLICPHCVCDGATFVALMSEILELLDNPEKELISYLPFNSMEGLLSQSFKVSKAKALKASFFSVVAKLFFLFKSTKGSNPTGQNYLLHWKLDAEKTAMLTAECKAAGVSVYAALCVVLLKAFQSIKGSKAHGKVICPVDVRKFVAEIKVDHMFAFAPIAELSVSDKPDGFWDKAKKVKEDLNTKIAAMNVHELLLMSEYFHGSVKKMVKYLQTTQGTHDVTFSNMGRLGISETYESFQVETIYSPTVGFPWRNPNTIVVSTFKGEMDFTFCSNDSFLPEGEAIEIKNKVLELLQQELMMNYA
- a CDS encoding ammonium transporter; amino-acid sequence: MAKVLFKQWGPFAVLMIIAVMALFIPLLPNFDEGKYSAPDIAFVLIAAALVFLMTPGLAFFYGGMVHRKNVLSTMIKSVVAAGVITVLWIVVGFSLAFGDTIGGFIGNPTTYLFFQGVNSGPAWGTIPLSLFAVFQLMFAIITPGLVVGAVAERIRFTSYILFIVLFALFVYSPLAHWTWSPDGFLLKMGVLDFAGGTVVHISAGMAALAGALVLKRRKSHIEHQEVPPANIPYVLIGTGLLWFGWFGFNAGSALGANALAVSAFLTTNTAAGAAGLAWMFFDVARGKKPSVLGFCIGAVVGLVAITPGAGFVSIPSSIFIGAIAAVISNLVVSWKQKTSLDDTLDVFPCHGVGGIVGMLLTGVFATKTVNSAGADGLFYGNPEFFFTQLKGAVIVIIFSFVLSFIIFKLINVVQPIRVTSEEEEEGLDASQHNEKYSQGTLIVASTGAEIENTF
- a CDS encoding porin; protein product: MKLKSILTITLLSVVSATYAQEATEAPLQISGSVDTYYKYDFSKVSNIPTSFAPDQNSVSIGMIDLALKKTTGKASFVGELSFGPRGQGGSLVPEGTESFHIQNLYVNYAFTDKFTMTAGFMGTFIGYEVISPAANFNYSTSYLFTNGPFQNAGIKATYAFSPKVSLMVGAFNDAWNNYAASPKFGVSTLGAQLMVAPVEGWTAYINLATGYVSGTEIDLTTAYQVTDKFKLGLNAADWSAGQGLKDTGFTGAALYPQYAFSPAVALGLRGEYFKAKKNGGVAAGPDAGESVVGVTLSGNLKAGGLTFIPEVRLDNGSTAKFLKESGALTKSATQVSLAAVYAF
- a CDS encoding family 20 glycosylhydrolase, yielding MNNFITLKLKVTLVLFISVLSAFAQQKDPVYVIIPQPVKLIPAAGNFQWSNLTKVVLTGSDKSLAPALSELKSISKSVKSKKQVANTVTLTIDASISAAEGYKLSVKKNAITIKSASKEGAFWAIATLKQLLGTNTFVPCVDIEDAPRFSWRGIHLDVSRHFFDLAYLKTMINRMSYYKFNKFHLHLTDDQGWRIEIKKYPELTSKGAWREMNGQDSSCIALSKTNPDYAIPEKHFKMINGKRMYGGFYTQEEMRGLIAYADSKGIEIIPEIDMPGHMMAATNLMPWLTSHGKGGQAKDFSEPLCPCKETTFEFAENVFTEIAALFPSKYIHLGADEVEKSSWKNVPECDEVMKKEGLKSVDELQSYFVRRMERFFNSKGKKLIGWDEILDGGVSPTATMMYWRTWVPTAPKHAAEKGNEVIMTPGEFCYFDAQQDGGSLQKVYSFDPYKFNISENERKFIIGVQANIWTEYIPSERRLEYMVFPRMLAMAEVAWYKGGVDWNNFEQRVQKHYSLLDAMNVNYRLPDLDGFTTQSVFVDKGRLHINKPLAGLTIRYTTDGTLPTIQSKIFTGDLTITKPVQFKIAGFRPNGNRGDIYTINYEHQDYMKSVELSSPAKGLKFSYYPRFYKTVNAIDEKDLASESIAAAIEIPVEKTAGSFATRHKGYFYAEETGIYSFALRSDDGSVLKLGDKVFIDSDGMHTSIEKSAEIALEKGYHPFELMFLEGGGAIR